A single window of Streptococcus cristatus ATCC 51100 DNA harbors:
- a CDS encoding DUF6261 family protein: MKKEYGITSLTVRNLENNEFFQLMSESMEEIAAFNKANKVDAIYTTKLAEMEQLLAKLQGGLHQTKSSKLVASLDQADRERDDALATLQSLVRAFARVKDAATKEAYETLSQLLKNYSGLASTSFEKETEGINHLLQELKKPAYQTTLSKLHLEAHVDSLAAAQKAFNKIYKERLTELKGKAPSQNKTVRLKLQEIYDFLVDFTAIGAYAYPERTHMVNLRDHLNTIRSRYKKRKPAKKVKEEVAGAK; this comes from the coding sequence ATGAAAAAAGAATATGGAATCACTAGTTTAACTGTACGCAATTTAGAAAACAACGAATTTTTCCAGCTCATGTCTGAGAGCATGGAGGAGATTGCGGCTTTTAATAAGGCTAACAAGGTGGATGCTATTTACACGACTAAGCTGGCGGAGATGGAGCAGCTTTTGGCTAAGCTACAAGGCGGGCTTCATCAGACCAAGTCCAGCAAGCTGGTGGCTAGTTTGGATCAGGCTGACCGCGAGCGTGACGATGCTTTGGCTACGCTCCAGTCTTTGGTTCGGGCCTTTGCACGGGTCAAGGACGCAGCGACCAAGGAAGCCTACGAGACCCTATCTCAGCTCCTGAAAAACTACAGTGGCCTAGCTAGCACTAGCTTTGAAAAGGAGACGGAAGGCATCAACCATCTGCTTCAAGAGCTGAAAAAGCCGGCCTACCAGACAACACTGAGCAAGCTTCATCTGGAAGCCCATGTCGACAGTCTGGCTGCTGCTCAGAAAGCTTTTAACAAGATCTACAAGGAGCGACTGACTGAGCTCAAGGGCAAGGCTCCAAGCCAGAATAAGACTGTCCGCCTCAAGCTGCAAGAAATCTATGATTTCCTTGTGGACTTCACCGCCATCGGTGCTTACGCTTATCCCGAAAGAACTCACATGGTCAATCTCCGTGACCACCTCAACACTATCCGCAGCCGCTACAAAAAACGCAAACCTGCTAAGAAGGTGAAAGAAGAAGTGGCGGGGGCGAAGTAG
- a CDS encoding uracil-DNA glycosylase, whose translation MQHSAWHALIKEQLPEGYFAKINHFLDEVYASGTIYPPREKVFNAIQTTDLADVKVVILGQDPYHGPRQAQGLSFSVPDDIPAPPSLQNILKELADDIGVKESHDLTSWAQQGVLLLNAGLTVPAGQANAHAGLIWEPFTDAIIKVVNAKSDPVVFILWGSYARKKKALISNSQHLIIESAHPSPLSAYRGFFGSKPFSRTNEFLVAKGLEPIDWLA comes from the coding sequence ATGCAGCATTCAGCTTGGCACGCTTTGATTAAGGAGCAGTTGCCGGAAGGTTATTTTGCAAAAATCAATCATTTTTTAGACGAAGTGTATGCTTCAGGGACCATTTACCCACCTCGGGAAAAGGTGTTTAATGCGATTCAGACGACGGATTTAGCGGATGTTAAGGTGGTTATTTTGGGGCAGGATCCCTACCACGGACCGAGACAGGCACAGGGATTGAGTTTTTCGGTGCCTGATGACATTCCAGCTCCGCCTTCTTTGCAGAATATTCTCAAAGAACTGGCAGATGATATCGGAGTGAAAGAGTCGCATGATTTGACTTCCTGGGCTCAGCAGGGTGTTCTCTTGCTCAATGCTGGTCTGACAGTGCCTGCTGGTCAGGCCAATGCGCATGCCGGCTTAATCTGGGAGCCTTTTACTGATGCTATTATCAAGGTCGTCAATGCAAAGTCGGATCCAGTTGTCTTTATCCTATGGGGGTCTTACGCCCGCAAGAAAAAAGCCTTGATTAGTAATTCCCAACATTTGATTATCGAGTCGGCCCATCCAAGCCCCCTCTCTGCTTATCGAGGTTTCTTTGGCAGCAAACCCTTTTCACGTACCAATGAATTCTTAGTGGCTAAGGGCTTGGAGCCAATCGATTGGTTAGCATAG
- a CDS encoding dihydroorotase has translation MLLIKNGRVMDPKSGLDQVCDVLVEGKKIVKIGQNLEAADAQVLDASGLVVAPGLVDIHVHFREPGQTHKEDIHTGALAAAAGGFTTVVMMANTNPTISTVETLKEVLESASRENIHIKSVATITENFDGQHLTDFKALLAAGAVGFSDDGIPLTNAGIVRQALVEARKNNTFISLHEEDPNLNGILGFNEHIAKEHFHICGATGVAEYSMIARDVMIAHDAKAHVHIQHLSKAESVKVVEFAQKLGAQVTAEAAPQHFSKTEALLLTKGSNAKMNPPLRLESDRLAVIEGLKSGVISVIATDHAPHHADEKNVEDITKAPSGMTGLETSLSLGLTYLVEAGHLSLMELLEKMTVNPASLYDFNAGFLAEEGPADITIFDPKADRLVSDHFASKAANSPFVGEELKGQVKYTICDGEIVFQA, from the coding sequence ATGCTACTAATCAAGAATGGCCGTGTAATGGACCCTAAGTCTGGTCTGGATCAAGTGTGCGATGTGCTGGTGGAGGGCAAGAAAATTGTCAAAATCGGCCAAAATCTGGAAGCGGCTGATGCCCAAGTCCTAGATGCTAGTGGTTTGGTCGTTGCCCCCGGTCTGGTCGACATTCACGTTCACTTCCGGGAGCCGGGCCAGACTCATAAAGAAGACATTCACACAGGAGCCTTGGCAGCGGCAGCGGGCGGTTTTACAACGGTTGTTATGATGGCCAATACCAATCCGACCATTTCTACAGTTGAAACCCTGAAAGAAGTGCTGGAGTCAGCTAGTCGTGAAAATATCCATATCAAGTCCGTCGCGACGATTACTGAGAATTTCGATGGTCAGCATTTGACAGACTTCAAAGCTCTCTTGGCAGCTGGTGCAGTAGGTTTTTCTGACGACGGTATTCCGCTGACCAACGCTGGCATTGTCCGCCAAGCCCTCGTAGAAGCACGCAAAAACAATACTTTTATCAGCTTGCATGAGGAAGATCCCAACCTCAACGGCATCCTCGGTTTCAATGAGCATATCGCTAAAGAGCATTTTCATATCTGTGGCGCGACAGGTGTGGCCGAATACAGTATGATTGCCCGCGATGTTATGATTGCCCACGATGCTAAAGCTCATGTGCATATCCAGCATTTGTCCAAGGCTGAGAGTGTAAAGGTGGTCGAATTCGCTCAGAAGCTAGGCGCTCAAGTCACTGCTGAAGCAGCACCTCAGCACTTCTCGAAGACAGAAGCTCTGCTATTGACCAAGGGCAGCAATGCTAAGATGAATCCGCCTCTGCGCTTAGAATCGGATCGTCTGGCCGTTATCGAAGGGCTCAAATCGGGTGTCATTTCTGTCATTGCGACGGACCACGCACCTCACCATGCCGACGAGAAAAATGTAGAAGATATCACTAAAGCACCTTCTGGCATGACTGGTCTTGAGACCTCGCTTTCTCTAGGTCTGACCTACTTGGTTGAGGCTGGTCATCTAAGCTTGATGGAACTTTTGGAGAAAATGACAGTCAATCCAGCTAGTCTCTACGATTTTAATGCTGGTTTTCTAGCCGAAGAAGGCCCAGCGGATATCACTATTTTTGATCCTAAAGCTGACCGTCTGGTTTCCGACCATTTTGCCTCCAAGGCAGCCAATTCACCTTTTGTTGGCGAAGAGCTCAAAGGCCAAGTCAAATATACCATCTGCGATGGGGAAATCGTCTTCCAAGCCTAG
- a CDS encoding dihydroorotate dehydrogenase electron transfer subunit, producing MVSDSCKKRFGKIMLEQMELLEQVEIAPQIFSMRLKGQMVSQMQVGQFLHIRVPDDSKLLRRPISISEIDREQGICRIIYRVEGGGTAIFSQLPVGSYLDVMGPQGNGFDLSPVEKGDKVLIIGGGIGVPPLLQTAKELHAKGAQVTAVLGFANQSAVILEEEFRECSQLFITTDDGTYGQKGYVSTIVDELTEEFAAVYSCGAPGMLQYVDRKFHDHPHAYLSMESRMACGMGACYACVVHVAGQDEAVNKRVCEDGPVFETGTIVL from the coding sequence ATGGTTAGTGATAGTTGTAAAAAGAGATTTGGCAAGATTATGCTGGAGCAGATGGAGCTGCTGGAGCAAGTAGAAATTGCGCCTCAGATTTTTTCGATGCGCCTGAAAGGCCAGATGGTGAGCCAGATGCAGGTCGGGCAATTCCTGCATATCCGAGTGCCAGATGATAGCAAGCTGCTGCGGCGTCCGATTTCTATATCGGAGATTGACCGAGAGCAAGGTATCTGCCGGATTATTTATCGGGTCGAAGGTGGCGGGACGGCCATTTTCTCTCAGCTTCCTGTCGGTAGCTATCTTGATGTCATGGGGCCTCAGGGTAATGGCTTTGATTTGTCTCCGGTAGAAAAGGGCGACAAGGTCTTGATCATTGGTGGTGGTATCGGTGTGCCTCCTCTCTTACAAACGGCCAAAGAACTGCATGCTAAGGGTGCCCAGGTTACAGCAGTATTAGGATTTGCCAATCAATCTGCGGTTATTTTGGAAGAAGAATTTCGTGAGTGTAGCCAGTTGTTTATCACTACAGATGATGGGACTTATGGTCAAAAAGGCTATGTATCAACCATTGTCGATGAGCTGACAGAAGAGTTTGCTGCGGTCTATTCTTGTGGGGCGCCCGGTATGCTCCAGTATGTGGATCGAAAATTTCACGATCATCCCCATGCCTATCTATCGATGGAGTCTCGCATGGCTTGTGGCATGGGCGCCTGCTATGCCTGCGTCGTTCATGTAGCAGGTCAGGATGAAGCGGTCAATAAGCGGGTTTGTGAAGACGGTCCAGTTTTTGAGACTGGGACTATCGTGCTTTAG
- the parE gene encoding DNA topoisomerase IV subunit B has protein sequence MAKKEININNYNDDAIQVLEGLDAVRKRPGMYIGSTDGAGLHHLVWEIVDNAVDEALSGFGDRIDVTINKDGSLTVADHGRGMPVGMHAMGIPTVEVIFTVLHAGGKFGQGGYKTSGGLHGVGSSVVNALSSWLEVEITRDGAVYKQRFENGGKPVTTLKKIGTAPKSKSGTKVTFMPDDTIFSTTDFKYNTIAERLKESAFLLKNVRLSLTDARTGEEVEFHYENGVEDFVSYLNEDKETLTPVLYFEGEESGFQVQVALQYNDGYSDNILSFVNNVRTKDGGTHETGLKTAITKAMNDYARKTGLLKEKDKNLEGSDYREGLAAVLSILVPEEHLQFEGQTKDKLGSPLARPAVDSIVSDKLTFFLLENGELASNLIRKAIKARDAREAARKARDESRNGKKNKKDKGLLSGKLTPAQSKNPAKNELYLVEGDSAGGSAKQGRDRKFQAILPLRGKVINTAKAKMADILKNEEINTMIYTIGAGVGSDFTLEDANYDKIIIMTDADTDGAHIQTLLLTFFYRYMRPLVEAGRVYIALPPLYKMSKGKGKSEVVEYAWTDGELDDLRRKFGKGAMLQRYKGLGEMNADQLWETTMNPDTRTLIRVTIEDLARAERRVNVLMGDKVEPRRKWIEDNVKFTLEESGEVIF, from the coding sequence GTGGCAAAAAAGGAAATCAATATTAACAATTACAATGACGATGCCATTCAGGTATTAGAAGGGTTGGATGCGGTCCGCAAACGTCCAGGGATGTATATCGGATCGACCGACGGAGCGGGACTTCACCATCTGGTCTGGGAGATTGTGGACAATGCAGTCGATGAAGCCTTATCAGGCTTCGGTGACCGGATCGATGTGACGATTAATAAAGACGGCAGTCTAACCGTTGCAGACCACGGACGCGGAATGCCAGTCGGTATGCACGCGATGGGCATTCCCACGGTTGAGGTTATTTTCACCGTTCTCCATGCTGGGGGTAAGTTCGGTCAAGGGGGTTATAAGACCTCGGGCGGTCTCCACGGTGTAGGCTCCTCTGTTGTCAATGCCCTATCCAGCTGGCTGGAAGTGGAAATCACGCGCGACGGGGCTGTTTACAAGCAACGCTTTGAAAATGGGGGAAAACCAGTCACCACGCTCAAGAAAATCGGCACTGCACCTAAGTCCAAGTCTGGGACCAAAGTAACCTTCATGCCGGATGATACGATTTTTTCAACGACAGACTTCAAGTACAACACCATTGCGGAGCGGCTTAAGGAATCAGCCTTCCTACTCAAGAATGTCCGCCTGTCGCTGACCGATGCTCGCACTGGCGAAGAAGTAGAATTCCACTATGAAAACGGGGTTGAGGACTTTGTCAGCTACCTCAATGAAGACAAGGAAACCCTGACTCCTGTCCTCTATTTTGAGGGGGAGGAGAGTGGTTTCCAAGTTCAAGTGGCCCTCCAGTATAACGACGGCTACTCCGACAATATCCTGTCTTTTGTCAATAACGTCCGCACCAAGGATGGCGGTACCCACGAGACGGGACTCAAGACCGCTATTACCAAGGCCATGAATGACTATGCTAGAAAGACAGGCCTGCTCAAGGAAAAGGACAAGAATCTGGAAGGCTCAGACTATCGCGAGGGTCTAGCTGCTGTTCTTTCTATCCTAGTTCCAGAGGAGCACCTGCAGTTTGAAGGCCAGACCAAGGACAAGCTGGGCAGCCCTTTGGCTCGTCCTGCCGTGGACTCCATCGTCTCTGACAAGCTGACCTTCTTCCTCTTGGAAAATGGTGAGCTAGCATCTAACCTTATCCGTAAGGCCATCAAGGCCAGAGATGCCCGTGAGGCAGCCCGCAAGGCGCGTGACGAAAGCCGCAATGGCAAGAAGAATAAGAAAGACAAGGGCTTGCTCTCTGGTAAGCTGACTCCAGCCCAGTCCAAGAATCCAGCCAAGAACGAACTCTATCTGGTCGAGGGAGACTCTGCCGGTGGCTCTGCCAAGCAAGGCCGTGACCGTAAGTTCCAAGCCATCCTGCCTCTGCGTGGTAAGGTTATCAATACTGCTAAGGCTAAGATGGCTGACATTCTCAAGAACGAAGAAATCAACACCATGATCTACACCATTGGAGCGGGTGTTGGGTCAGACTTTACCCTTGAGGATGCCAACTATGACAAGATTATCATCATGACCGATGCGGACACCGACGGTGCCCATATCCAGACCTTGCTGCTGACCTTTTTCTATCGCTATATGCGCCCGCTGGTCGAGGCCGGCCGCGTCTATATCGCCCTGCCGCCTCTCTACAAGATGTCCAAGGGCAAGGGCAAAAGCGAAGTCGTTGAGTATGCCTGGACTGATGGCGAGTTGGATGACCTGCGCCGTAAGTTTGGCAAAGGAGCTATGCTTCAGCGCTACAAGGGGCTCGGTGAAATGAACGCCGACCAGCTCTGGGAGACCACCATGAATCCTGATACCCGCACTCTTATCCGTGTCACCATCGAAGACTTGGCCCGCGCCGAACGCCGTGTCAATGTCCTCATGGGTGACAAGGTCGAACCACGCCGCAAGTGGATTGAAGATAATGTTAAGTTTACGCTTGAGGAGAGTGGGGAAGTTATTTTTTAG
- a CDS encoding glycosyltransferase family 39 protein: protein MSKIYHITFLILQKIMLVLSLHWLFTAIFHVSQLSSLALILFGVLAILANRYRFQLKKFYHFLMRHKLAIALAALLFQLIMLLSAELLIRRDAAVVFTGAFKYLKESSISSYLTRNPNNLPLFLYERFFFNLFGDAALWIMQGLNLFYVNIASWILYKGCQRYFSQATSDAVFSLYVALVGFSPYYMSMYTDIPPLPLISLQIFLALSLLENKDDSRQIIARSLLLGILTSLAFLIRPTVMILLIAVFGVLFLRQNWKKFFLTAAVFALSFSAGYLPLHYGLAHQTEVPIIQGQGLAKGPLLFINLGLTNIGHDQEDMKEGLLQYVEPDKRADYNNGMFARENVIKEIKRRLKEYTPLTFLQHLYYKHSLTVAEGNLGWLYRSVENEKTPYISPLYEFTKDNAFAQFIRDFFLNSDKNSFRFYSLLKQAVWIIMALGLVFALWKYRPNDSLNFLILAVFGGLLFLQIFEGGKTRYLIQFLPQILILSAVGLTQYPLDLTRMKFWEKKV from the coding sequence ATGTCTAAGATTTATCATATCACTTTTTTGATTCTACAAAAAATCATGCTGGTATTGAGTCTTCATTGGCTGTTTACAGCTATTTTTCATGTGTCGCAGTTGAGTAGCTTGGCTCTGATTTTGTTTGGAGTCTTGGCGATCTTAGCGAATCGCTATCGGTTTCAGCTTAAAAAGTTTTATCATTTTCTCATGAGGCACAAGCTGGCCATTGCTTTAGCAGCTCTCCTTTTTCAGCTCATCATGCTCCTATCGGCTGAGCTTTTGATTCGACGGGATGCGGCGGTGGTTTTTACAGGGGCTTTCAAGTATCTGAAAGAGTCCTCTATTTCCAGCTATCTAACGCGCAATCCTAATAATCTGCCCCTCTTTCTCTATGAGCGTTTTTTCTTTAACCTTTTTGGCGATGCAGCGCTCTGGATTATGCAGGGACTCAATCTTTTTTACGTCAATATTGCGTCTTGGATCCTCTACAAAGGCTGTCAGCGATACTTTTCGCAGGCTACATCAGATGCAGTTTTTAGCCTTTATGTGGCCTTGGTCGGATTTTCGCCATACTACATGTCCATGTACACGGATATTCCTCCCTTGCCTTTGATTAGTTTGCAGATTTTTCTGGCTCTCAGTCTGTTGGAAAATAAGGACGATAGTCGCCAAATCATTGCTAGAAGCCTTTTATTAGGAATTCTAACCAGTCTTGCCTTTTTGATTCGTCCGACAGTGATGATTCTGTTGATTGCTGTTTTTGGAGTTTTGTTTCTGAGACAAAACTGGAAAAAGTTTTTCTTGACTGCTGCGGTCTTTGCCCTAAGCTTTTCAGCTGGCTACCTTCCGCTTCATTATGGTCTAGCCCACCAGACTGAAGTGCCGATTATCCAAGGCCAAGGACTGGCCAAAGGGCCACTACTTTTCATCAATCTGGGGCTAACCAATATCGGTCACGATCAGGAGGACATGAAGGAAGGGTTGTTGCAATATGTGGAACCCGACAAGCGGGCTGACTACAATAATGGCATGTTTGCCAGGGAAAATGTCATCAAAGAAATCAAGCGCCGTCTGAAAGAATACACTCCGCTGACCTTTCTACAACACCTGTATTATAAACACTCTTTGACGGTTGCTGAAGGGAACTTGGGTTGGCTCTATCGCAGTGTTGAAAATGAAAAGACACCTTATATTTCACCGCTTTATGAGTTCACAAAAGACAATGCATTTGCTCAGTTTATCCGTGACTTTTTCCTCAATTCTGATAAGAATAGTTTTCGTTTTTATTCGCTGCTCAAGCAGGCAGTTTGGATTATTATGGCTTTGGGGCTTGTCTTTGCCCTTTGGAAATACCGACCAAATGATTCCTTGAATTTCTTAATTTTGGCAGTCTTTGGTGGCCTCCTCTTTTTGCAAATTTTTGAGGGAGGCAAGACCCGTTATCTGATTCAGTTTTTGCCACAGATTTTGATTCTATCTGCTGTTGGCTTGACCCAATATCCGCTCGACTTGACTCGCATGAAATTTTGGGAAAAGAAGGTCTAA
- a CDS encoding dihydroorotate dehydrogenase has protein sequence MTENRLKISLPGLELKNPIIPASGCFGFGQEYAKYYDLDLLGSIMIKATTQNPRFGNPTPRVAETPAGMLNAIGLQNPGVDAVLAEKLPWLAQHYPDLPVIANVAGFSNEEYAYVSGKISQAPNVKAIELNISCPNVDHGNAGLLIGQVPELAYEAVKAAVAASQVPVYVKLTPSVADITQVAKAAEDAGASGLTMINTLVGMRFDLKTKRPIIANGTGGMSGPAVFPVALKLIHQVAQFTKLPIIGMGGVDSAEAALEMFIAGASAIGVGTANFTDPYACPNIIEKLPQVMDKYGIESLESLRKEVRENLL, from the coding sequence ATGACTGAAAATCGTTTGAAAATTTCTCTGCCAGGCTTAGAGCTGAAAAATCCAATCATTCCAGCTTCAGGTTGTTTTGGTTTCGGTCAAGAGTATGCCAAATACTATGATTTGGATCTACTGGGCTCTATCATGATCAAGGCGACGACGCAAAATCCTCGCTTTGGCAATCCAACGCCCCGTGTGGCTGAGACGCCAGCTGGCATGCTCAATGCTATCGGCCTCCAAAACCCAGGTGTCGATGCCGTTTTGGCCGAAAAACTTCCTTGGCTGGCTCAGCACTATCCAGACTTGCCGGTTATTGCCAATGTGGCTGGTTTTTCCAACGAAGAATATGCTTATGTATCTGGAAAAATCTCCCAAGCTCCCAATGTCAAGGCGATTGAGCTCAATATTTCCTGCCCCAATGTGGATCATGGCAATGCGGGGCTTTTAATCGGACAAGTCCCTGAGCTAGCCTATGAAGCAGTAAAAGCAGCAGTTGCTGCCTCTCAAGTTCCAGTCTATGTCAAATTGACCCCCAGCGTAGCAGATATTACCCAAGTAGCCAAGGCGGCAGAAGATGCGGGCGCGAGCGGTCTGACCATGATCAATACCTTGGTGGGAATGCGTTTCGATCTGAAAACGAAGCGGCCGATCATTGCTAATGGAACAGGTGGCATGTCTGGTCCAGCTGTCTTTCCTGTAGCACTCAAGCTGATTCATCAGGTCGCTCAGTTTACCAAACTGCCAATCATCGGCATGGGGGGAGTTGACTCGGCAGAGGCAGCGCTGGAGATGTTTATCGCTGGTGCATCGGCCATCGGCGTCGGAACAGCGAATTTTACTGACCCGTATGCCTGTCCCAACATTATAGAAAAGCTTCCGCAAGTCATGGATAAATACGGCATTGAAAGCTTAGAAAGCTTGAGAAAAGAAGTCAGAGAAAATTTACTTTAA
- a CDS encoding NUDIX hydrolase gives MVQLATICYIDNGREFLMLHRNKKPNDVHAGKWIGVGGKLERGETPQECAAREILEETGLKAKPVLKGVITFPEFTPDLDWYTYVFKVTEFEGELIDCNEGTLEWVPYDQVLSKPTWEGDHTFVEWLLEDKPFFSAKFVYDGDKLLDTQVDFYE, from the coding sequence ATGGTTCAGTTAGCAACGATTTGTTATATCGATAATGGGCGGGAATTTCTCATGCTGCACCGCAACAAAAAGCCCAATGATGTTCATGCTGGGAAGTGGATTGGTGTCGGTGGCAAGCTAGAGCGAGGAGAAACCCCGCAGGAATGCGCTGCTAGAGAAATTTTAGAGGAAACAGGTCTAAAGGCCAAGCCTGTTCTCAAAGGTGTTATTACTTTTCCAGAATTTACTCCCGACCTGGACTGGTACACCTATGTTTTCAAGGTGACGGAGTTTGAGGGGGAACTGATTGACTGCAATGAAGGGACTTTGGAATGGGTGCCCTATGATCAGGTTTTATCTAAACCAACCTGGGAAGGCGATCATACCTTTGTTGAGTGGCTACTGGAAGATAAGCCCTTCTTTTCAGCAAAGTTTGTTTATGATGGTGATAAACTGCTCGACACGCAGGTCGATTTTTACGAGTAA
- the plsY gene encoding glycerol-3-phosphate 1-O-acyltransferase PlsY translates to MMNTIIGLLLAYLLGSIPTGLWIGQIFFKKNLREYGSGNTGTTNTFRILGKTAGTATFAIDFFKGTLATLLPLFLHIEGISPLIFGLLAVIGHTFPIFAGFKGGKAVATSAGAVLGFSPAFFIYLILVFVTTLYLGSMISLASVVSASVASLSVLIFPALGFILPSYDFLFTLIIILLATIIILRHRDNIQRIRNKTENLIPWGINLTKQNPKK, encoded by the coding sequence ATGATGAACACGATAATTGGATTATTACTAGCATATTTACTGGGCTCCATTCCGACAGGTTTGTGGATTGGACAGATTTTCTTTAAAAAGAATCTCCGCGAATACGGCAGTGGCAATACCGGCACGACCAATACTTTCCGGATTTTGGGAAAGACGGCCGGCACTGCCACCTTTGCCATTGACTTTTTCAAAGGTACACTGGCAACGCTGCTGCCGCTTTTCCTACATATTGAAGGGATTTCACCACTGATTTTTGGTCTCTTGGCCGTGATTGGCCATACCTTTCCAATCTTTGCTGGCTTTAAGGGTGGCAAAGCCGTAGCGACTAGTGCAGGAGCTGTTCTGGGCTTCTCACCCGCTTTCTTTATCTATCTGATATTGGTCTTTGTGACAACCCTCTATCTGGGAAGTATGATTTCCCTCGCTAGCGTGGTTTCTGCAAGCGTGGCTAGCCTATCTGTCTTGATTTTCCCTGCTTTAGGCTTTATCCTACCTAGCTATGATTTCCTCTTTACCCTGATTATCATTCTCTTAGCAACTATTATCATCCTTCGTCATCGGGACAATATCCAGCGGATTCGAAATAAAACTGAAAACCTAATCCCTTGGGGCATCAACCTGACCAAGCAAAATCCAAAAAAATGA
- the pyrF gene encoding orotidine-5'-phosphate decarboxylase has translation MREERPIIALDFPSFDDVKNFLEHFPEDEKLYVKIGMEFFYAIGPEIVHYLKGLGHSIFLDLKLHDIPNTVRSAMSVLGTFGVDMVTVHAAGGVEMMQEAKKVLGDNAKLVAVTQLTSTSEEDMRDCQNIQTTVQESVVNYARKAKEAGLDGVVCSALEVELIKAATADDFLCVTPGIRPAGAEIGDQKRVMTPQEAHQIGSNYIVVGRPIIQAENPWDAYHEIKKQWNS, from the coding sequence ATGCGTGAAGAACGTCCTATTATCGCCCTAGACTTTCCATCTTTTGATGATGTCAAAAACTTTCTGGAGCATTTTCCTGAAGATGAAAAACTGTACGTCAAGATCGGCATGGAATTCTTTTATGCCATTGGTCCAGAAATTGTGCATTATCTGAAAGGCTTGGGACATAGTATTTTCCTCGATTTGAAATTGCACGACATCCCTAATACTGTGCGTTCAGCTATGTCTGTTTTGGGAACATTTGGGGTTGACATGGTGACAGTTCATGCGGCTGGTGGCGTTGAGATGATGCAGGAGGCAAAAAAAGTTCTCGGTGACAATGCGAAGCTAGTAGCGGTGACCCAGTTGACTTCGACCAGTGAAGAAGATATGCGCGACTGCCAAAATATCCAAACAACCGTGCAAGAATCCGTTGTCAATTATGCCAGAAAAGCCAAGGAAGCTGGGCTGGATGGGGTTGTTTGCTCGGCCTTGGAAGTTGAGCTCATCAAGGCAGCCACGGCGGACGATTTTCTTTGCGTGACACCGGGTATCCGGCCGGCCGGTGCTGAAATCGGTGACCAAAAGCGGGTCATGACACCGCAGGAAGCCCACCAGATTGGCAGTAATTATATTGTGGTTGGTCGCCCGATTATTCAGGCTGAGAATCCTTGGGATGCTTATCACGAAATTAAGAAACAGTGGAATAGCTAA
- the pyrE gene encoding orotate phosphoribosyltransferase produces MTLANDIARDLLKIKAVYLKPEEPFTWASGIKSPIYTDNRVTLAYPETRTLIENGFVEKIRAEFPDVEVIAGTATAGIPHGAIIADKMNLPFAYIRSKPKDHGAGNQIEGRVAPGQKMVVIEDLISTGGSVLDAIAAAKREGADVIGAAAIFTYELPKADKNFADAGVKLVTLSNYTELIHLAEQEGYINAEGLTLLKKFKDDQENWQN; encoded by the coding sequence ATGACTTTAGCCAACGATATTGCACGTGACTTGTTGAAAATCAAAGCGGTTTACTTGAAACCAGAGGAGCCTTTTACTTGGGCTTCTGGGATTAAATCACCGATTTATACCGATAACCGAGTGACTTTGGCCTATCCAGAGACTCGGACCTTGATTGAAAATGGCTTTGTCGAAAAGATTCGTGCGGAATTTCCTGATGTGGAAGTGATTGCGGGCACGGCAACGGCGGGCATTCCTCACGGTGCTATCATTGCCGACAAGATGAATCTGCCTTTTGCATATATCCGCAGCAAACCCAAAGATCATGGAGCAGGCAATCAGATTGAAGGCCGAGTGGCTCCTGGTCAAAAGATGGTTGTGATTGAAGATTTGATTTCCACTGGTGGCTCTGTCTTGGATGCTATTGCGGCAGCCAAGCGTGAAGGAGCAGATGTAATCGGTGCTGCAGCTATCTTCACCTACGAATTACCAAAAGCAGATAAGAACTTTGCGGATGCAGGTGTGAAGTTGGTGACCTTGTCTAACTACACAGAACTTATCCACTTGGCTGAGCAAGAAGGCTACATCAATGCAGAAGGATTGACTTTGCTGAAGAAGTTCAAAGACGATCAAGAAAACTGGCAAAATTAA